AAAATTAAATCTCAAGTTCAGCATAACAACAGGAGATTCCATAACAAATTTATTGTATCTGTAAAAGTCATATGATTCGGCAGAGAATTCACGTTTACCAGTTCCAAATATATCACGAACTTGCAAAGTAAGCGCGAGTTGTTTATCAAAAAACATTTGTCTAAATGCAGCTCCAACCATAACAAAATCCTCATTTCTTCCTTGAGCAGAAACGGTTGGACTATTATAAAAAAGGTTAAGCTGCAACTGAGAAATTTGCGAAATATTTATACTATTATTTAATCTTGTATTCCAATTAAAACTTTCTCTATCAAAATTTGTTTCATTCAACTGGCCAACAATTTTATAGTTATAAATATTTCCCATTAAATTAACGTTCCAAATTTTAACTGGATCAAAATTAATCATTAGTTCGCTTCCGAAAGAATAATCCTTCCCTACATTATCCATAGATCGCAAAGTAACATTTTCGGAATATGCAGTTTGATATGATTCAATTTTATTATTGTTAACTCTGTAATATAATTCTGCAGAGAAAAGACTTTTATCAAACATTCTCTGATAACCCAATTCGTAAGAATCAATATTTTCCGGTTCAAGAGAAGGATTTCCTTGGCGAACATTATACGAATCCATCCAAGTTAAAAATGGTTCAAGTTCCCATCCGCGCGGTCTTTGTATTCTTCTTGTGTAACTTGTCATAAATTGATTTCTTTCATCAAGTTTATATGAAAGGTGAAGCGAAGGAAAATAATCCCATCTATCTACAGAAAACTTTTCATTTGTGTTATTTAGTTCGATTAAACGATCTGTGTATTCTGTTCTGAAACCAACTTGAAATCCAAAATTATTAATTTGATTTGAGTACATTGAATAAAGTGCATGAACATTATTATCATAACTTACATCTTTGCTGAAAAGATCTTGAATTTTAAAATCCGAAATTAGGGAATCATATAAAAAATATTCATTGATTTCATCTGAAATATCAAGCTCTGAATTTATACCAGCTTCAAATTTTGATTCAGCTGAAATTGGCAGCGAATAATCAATTTTAATTTCTACCGATGATGATGGTCCTTTTTCAGTTTGTTCTTGTCCGTTAACAATTAAATTATTTATATCTAATTGTTCATAAGATGTAAATTCATCCGAATTATTTTTTTGTAAAATTATATCACTTGTTATTGTATGATTTTTTGTTTCAAAATTATGACTGAAATTTAAACCGGCGCTATAAAAATATCCGCTTCGTGATCTATCGCTAATTGTTGTATAATTAATTTCATTGGGATTCAAATCATTCCATTGTGAATATGAAAGTGTAGAATTATTTGTTCCGTCTCGATAACCAAATCTACCGTTAAATGTTAAAATGTCTTTTTCACTTAAACTTAAAGCCAGCGAGCTTTTTATTCCATAATTTTCTCTTCCGTGATTTCCATTTCCGGTTGATGAATTATAAAATTTATTTTGATTAAATAATGTCCAACTATCAGAAATATTTTCACCTTCCATTAAATGTTTGCTGTAATCCAATCCTAAACTAAAATTTATTGGATTATTTTTTAATTCGAAAACAGCATCAGCACCGTATCTTGTTCCGTTCCCGCCATTTAAATTTGCAATTCCGCTCATTCCTTCCAAAGAATTTTTCTTGGTAATAATATTTATAATGCCAGCAGTTCCTTCTGGATTATATTTAGCTGATGGATTTGTGATTATTTCAATATTTTCTATTGTACTTGCGGGAATATTTTGCAAAGCTTCGTTTGATTCAAGAATTGTCGGTTTCCCATCAATCAAAACTGTAAAACTTGAACTTCCTCTTAAACTTACATTTCCTTCAATATCAACAGTTACGGAAGGTACATTTTCCAAAACATCAACAGCGTTTCCGGAAATTGAAGTTAGCTGTTCACTTACATTTATAACTTTTTTATCAATTTGGTATGAAACAGCAGCACGTTCTCCGCTAACAATTACATCATCTGTATTAAAACTTTCTGCTTTTATAAGAATTTCACCCAAATCTAAATTTGTAGTTGGAGTTATTTTTAGATTTTTTATTGTTGAAGATTCATATCCGATAAAACTAACTTTTATATAATATTCGCCTGGGCGTATGGAAGAAATATTAAAAATTCCCTCAGAATTTGTAACCGTGCCGTTTACTTGAGTGCTATCTCTATGACTAAATAAAATTATATTAGAATATTCCAATGGAACTTTTGCATCTTTATCAAGAACTTTTCCGGTAATTGAGTTATCTAATTGTCTTTGTGCAAAAATTAATAATTGTAAGTTTAGGAAAACTAAAAGTAGTATTGTAAATTTTTTCATGCGGATTTCTTTCAAGAATTTTGAATAAATGTTTGATGTTAGACAAACTAAATGAAAAAAAGTTTAGTCGACTAAAATGAATTTGTAAAAATAATTTATTAATAGGATTGATGCTTATAAAAAAGTAAATAAGGATTTTTGATATAAGAAACTATATTAAATATTCAGTTGGGGGAATAAAAACTAAAAGTAATATAAATACTTTACCTTAAAAACTCCGGCTCTATTTTTAACATGTAATTTTCTTTCAAGCAAATTATTATTTGAATCATATCTATTTGTTCTGTCTTGAACTTCATTAATTGCTAAGTAAATCCAACTTTTAGGTGAAAAATTGTAAGCGAATAAAAATCCTAAAATAATTTGCTCCAATTTATCAGAGGATTTTAGGTAGACATTATCCAAATACATTTTAATATTCAAATCATTTACCGGAGTTAAAGAAAAATATGGTCTTGCGTTTAATGTAATATCTTCAATTTCATTTTGCGGATTTCCTTCTACAAATAAATCGATTGAAGTACCCAGATTTAGAAAATTTAAAGTATTCCAATTTAAGTTACTACCAGCCCATGAATAAAACGCTAAAAATTCCCGTGAAAAATTATATGTATTTGAATAACCTCCATAAAAATTTGCAGACCATTTGGGTGAAATATTAAACCAAGAACTTATATTTGCACTGTATGATGAATAATAAATTTTTTGATCTTTTGATTTTCCGGCATCCAAATTTATTTCAAATCCCCAATTTTTTCTGAAATTCATATTAAATCCAAGAACTCCGCCATGATCTGTATAATTATCAAATTTTTCCCAATTTAAATAACCGCCAAAGTAAAGAAGAATTGCGTTTATTGAGCCTTCATCAAATTGCCATCTTGGACCAGTTAATGCAACCGAATTAGAAGTCCCACGCCAAGGAACGTATCCAATTTGATCAATATCGAATTTGTTTCCGATGTATCTGCTTCTAAATAGATGAATCCAATTATCCATAAATTGAGTGTAACCAGCTGATGCTGCGTAATCTCCTTCATTATTTTTGAATGATCTTGCCAATTGATAAGCTAATTGCCAATTTGATCCTCTAAAAGCTCCATCCAAATCTAAAACTCCGTGATCTTCATTATTATAATGCTTTCCTACGAATAATAATCCAACTGAGGAATTCTCAAAAATTTGTTTTTTAATTCTTGCAGAACCGAATATTGCGCTTTCTTCGGTTAAATTTTCACCGTCATTTTTATAATCGGTTTTGCCGGTTAATGCAAAAAAACCGCCATATTCAATATCATCATATCTACCAAAAGCTCTAGTTCCAACTTGAAGTGGAACTTCTGTGCCATCCGGTAAAAGTTTACCAATTCTTCGCGAATAGAAAAGTTCTAAGGGTCGGTAAAATCCGGTATTTCTTTGTCTTCCAGAAGGTGAAAAAACTTCATTACCTTCTGTGAAAAATGGTCTTTTTTCTTCAAAATATGATTCATATCTCGAAATATTAAAATCAAACGGATCAGCTTCAATTTGTGCGAAATCCGGATTTGCGGTAAGTTGGAATGTTAATGCTTGAGAAGGATTATAAAAAATATCAATCCCAGCGTTTAAATCAACATCATACTTTTCATTTTTTGTAAGAATTGCTTTAGAAATTCCCACCGGATAAATTTCTAAATTTAATCCATCGACTTTTGGTTTAAAACCATTTAAATTTAAGCTGCCAAATTTAGAAATTCGTTGACCTTCATTTTCTTCGTATTTGCACCAATAAATATCTTCTGTATCAATTGGTCGCCATCTATCAAAATCCAAACCCCATTTATTTATAGATTTTTCATATTGAATTGATTTATATGGAATTTCCATTTCAACAACATAACCCCAATTATAGATTTTTGCATCGGCAAACCAAATTCCATCCCAATTATAATCTCTGTTTCTTGCATCATCTAATAATCTGCAATCGCTTCTTACTCCACTGGCAGAAACTGCAAATTTATAAGCAGTTCTTTTATCCCCAAATGTGTCAATCATAAAAGACACAATATCTCCGGTAAATTCATCTAATTTTCCGGTGTTACTTTCAATATTTTCAATTTCATCATAACAAATCATTAAGCAGTAAATCGAGTTTTCATTAGTGATTACTTTTGAAATTGTTTTTTTAAT
The nucleotide sequence above comes from Ignavibacteriota bacterium. Encoded proteins:
- a CDS encoding TonB-dependent receptor encodes the protein MKKFTILLLVFLNLQLLIFAQRQLDNSITGKVLDKDAKVPLEYSNIILFSHRDSTQVNGTVTNSEGIFNISSIRPGEYYIKVSFIGYESSTIKNLKITPTTNLDLGEILIKAESFNTDDVIVSGERAAVSYQIDKKVINVSEQLTSISGNAVDVLENVPSVTVDIEGNVSLRGSSSFTVLIDGKPTILESNEALQNIPASTIENIEIITNPSAKYNPEGTAGIINIITKKNSLEGMSGIANLNGGNGTRYGADAVFELKNNPINFSLGLDYSKHLMEGENISDSWTLFNQNKFYNSSTGNGNHGRENYGIKSSLALSLSEKDILTFNGRFGYRDGTNNSTLSYSQWNDLNPNEINYTTISDRSRSGYFYSAGLNFSHNFETKNHTITSDIILQKNNSDEFTSYEQLDINNLIVNGQEQTEKGPSSSVEIKIDYSLPISAESKFEAGINSELDISDEINEYFLYDSLISDFKIQDLFSKDVSYDNNVHALYSMYSNQINNFGFQVGFRTEYTDRLIELNNTNEKFSVDRWDYFPSLHLSYKLDERNQFMTSYTRRIQRPRGWELEPFLTWMDSYNVRQGNPSLEPENIDSYELGYQRMFDKSLFSAELYYRVNNNKIESYQTAYSENVTLRSMDNVGKDYSFGSELMINFDPVKIWNVNLMGNIYNYKIVGQLNETNFDRESFNWNTRLNNSINISQISQLQLNLFYNSPTVSAQGRNEDFVMVGAAFRQMFFDKQLALTLQVRDIFGTGKREFSAESYDFYRYNKFVMESPVVMLNLRFNFNNYKSKNRGEREGSGMEMEGGGEDF
- a CDS encoding carbohydrate binding family 9 domain-containing protein, with the protein product MKSIFALVFLSFLINDINSQNSEKELNLNLIDKEIHIDGFIDDSWNLADSVSDFVQFQPYNAVDPIKKTISKVITNENSIYCLMICYDEIENIESNTGKLDEFTGDIVSFMIDTFGDKRTAYKFAVSASGVRSDCRLLDDARNRDYNWDGIWFADAKIYNWGYVVEMEIPYKSIQYEKSINKWGLDFDRWRPIDTEDIYWCKYEENEGQRISKFGSLNLNGFKPKVDGLNLEIYPVGISKAILTKNEKYDVDLNAGIDIFYNPSQALTFQLTANPDFAQIEADPFDFNISRYESYFEEKRPFFTEGNEVFSPSGRQRNTGFYRPLELFYSRRIGKLLPDGTEVPLQVGTRAFGRYDDIEYGGFFALTGKTDYKNDGENLTEESAIFGSARIKKQIFENSSVGLLFVGKHYNNEDHGVLDLDGAFRGSNWQLAYQLARSFKNNEGDYAASAGYTQFMDNWIHLFRSRYIGNKFDIDQIGYVPWRGTSNSVALTGPRWQFDEGSINAILLYFGGYLNWEKFDNYTDHGGVLGFNMNFRKNWGFEINLDAGKSKDQKIYYSSYSANISSWFNISPKWSANFYGGYSNTYNFSREFLAFYSWAGSNLNWNTLNFLNLGTSIDLFVEGNPQNEIEDITLNARPYFSLTPVNDLNIKMYLDNVYLKSSDKLEQIILGFLFAYNFSPKSWIYLAINEVQDRTNRYDSNNNLLERKLHVKNRAGVFKVKYLYYF